The Candidatus Eisenbacteria bacterium genome has a segment encoding these proteins:
- a CDS encoding sigma 54-interacting transcriptional regulator, with the protein MQRAIPPDQPERVLLPRDGFGQREAVGDLNLAADNYAGAVEAFGAALSATDAHDVPSRVRLLLKLAESEYHRGASDAAEAAARRARVEGRVLEDGRVRAAVAARLAAVSFDASNYRRSLRYARYAYAVLRDTDEHRTVGNIALTLGSNMQRLGQPHAAIEWFQNAAATFRRIEHAEGLVIALNNLGITYKNLREWREAVRFLEQALAIDERKGLYARMRSHHQSLGLIRYRLGQWDLADEHFRHSLRIAREVGHPTSEAQALLALGMLCRRRRQYERAGEHYSRALELARQTGAQRESQLAREFLAEIELDRGQGAAALALLEPALEEARESAPHGDMTMELETRVGLAMQWIGRLDEAHAHGMKGLALAERLGDRVEHAIALRTLARLEALRGQAAAMERHLRDAIEAFDRLGESYEHAITLAEWGEYLLLLPASSRLRLALEPVSDAARRASAMFRQLGVVSLAAEALLTLARLESEREHYDQALSLLEQAELWLTECTDSGTEERLATLRRDIERQYVAVSLSTCNEFRALEEANRLFRETNDMEGLLAQIVKLAVEHSGGDRGFLAFSSTGGRLDVVAQHGLGRDRARRVLRVLEEVGGARLAENGPTFSSRVAADPRFGAALTEALEGVGSLVCVPLNFPSQSVGLVYVDRLNDNLLGAFRQRELNMLAVLANSAAVAIVEAQRSLLLTENQQLRDKLRPSPGTERIVSISREIADILLLLRKVGDSNATVLFMGETGTGKGLFAQVVHETSNRRDHPFVQVNCAALPEQLLESELFGYVHGAFTGATRDKTGLFEEAAGGTIFLDEIEKIPEAMQAKLLHVLDRGEIRPVGATRTRKVDARVICATSSDLRERIREGRFLEDLYYRLNDITVRVPSLRERREDIPVLAQHFAALYSRQMDKTLRGFTPEVMRTFLSHEWRGNVRELEKLVKRMVVLADEGDTLGLELLPAELRDVRASEPAARAPSGPPLEGPPGGRTLRSGVSELEKQMIAGALARHRGNKARVARELGVSYPTLLNRIRTYRLEAPQEESRG; encoded by the coding sequence GTGCAGAGAGCGATCCCCCCCGATCAGCCTGAACGGGTCCTGCTGCCGCGAGACGGCTTCGGACAACGCGAGGCGGTCGGAGATCTGAATCTCGCCGCGGACAACTACGCGGGCGCCGTCGAAGCGTTTGGAGCGGCCCTTTCGGCCACCGACGCGCACGACGTGCCGTCGCGCGTTCGCCTGCTGCTCAAGCTCGCGGAGTCCGAATACCACCGGGGCGCGAGCGACGCCGCCGAAGCGGCCGCCCGCAGGGCGCGGGTCGAAGGGCGCGTCCTGGAGGACGGGCGCGTCCGTGCCGCCGTCGCGGCGCGACTCGCCGCGGTTTCGTTCGACGCGTCGAACTACCGGCGGTCGTTGCGCTACGCGCGCTACGCCTACGCCGTGCTTCGGGACACGGACGAGCACCGCACCGTCGGGAACATCGCGTTGACGCTCGGCAGCAACATGCAGCGCCTCGGTCAGCCTCACGCCGCCATCGAGTGGTTCCAGAACGCCGCGGCGACTTTCCGCCGCATCGAGCACGCCGAGGGCCTCGTCATCGCCCTCAACAACCTCGGCATCACGTACAAGAACCTGCGCGAATGGCGCGAGGCGGTGCGCTTCCTGGAGCAGGCGCTGGCCATCGACGAGCGCAAGGGGCTGTACGCCCGCATGCGTTCGCACCATCAGAGCCTCGGCCTGATTCGCTATCGGCTCGGGCAGTGGGATCTCGCGGACGAGCACTTCCGTCACTCGCTTCGCATCGCCCGCGAGGTGGGCCACCCGACGAGTGAAGCGCAGGCGCTGCTCGCACTCGGCATGCTCTGCCGCCGCCGCCGCCAGTACGAGCGCGCGGGCGAACACTACTCGCGAGCCCTCGAACTCGCGCGCCAGACGGGGGCGCAGCGCGAATCGCAGTTGGCCCGCGAGTTCCTCGCCGAGATCGAGCTCGATCGGGGCCAGGGCGCCGCCGCGCTGGCGCTGCTCGAGCCCGCGCTCGAGGAGGCGCGCGAGTCGGCGCCGCACGGCGACATGACGATGGAGCTGGAGACGCGCGTCGGTCTGGCGATGCAGTGGATCGGTCGCCTCGACGAAGCGCATGCGCACGGCATGAAGGGGCTCGCGCTGGCCGAGCGACTGGGCGACCGCGTCGAGCACGCCATCGCCCTGCGAACGCTGGCTCGACTCGAGGCCCTGCGCGGGCAGGCGGCCGCGATGGAGCGGCACCTGCGGGACGCGATCGAGGCGTTCGACCGGCTGGGCGAGTCCTACGAGCACGCGATCACGCTGGCGGAATGGGGCGAATACCTGCTGCTGCTGCCGGCGAGCTCGCGGCTGCGCCTGGCGCTCGAGCCGGTCAGCGACGCCGCGCGTCGCGCCTCGGCCATGTTCCGCCAGCTCGGGGTCGTTTCGCTCGCCGCCGAAGCGCTGCTGACGCTCGCGCGGCTCGAATCCGAGCGCGAACACTACGACCAGGCGCTGTCCCTGCTCGAGCAGGCCGAGTTGTGGCTGACCGAGTGCACCGATTCCGGCACCGAGGAGCGGCTGGCCACGCTGCGGCGCGACATCGAGCGCCAGTACGTCGCGGTTTCGCTCTCGACGTGCAACGAGTTCCGGGCGCTCGAAGAAGCCAACCGGCTATTCCGCGAGACCAACGACATGGAAGGTCTGCTCGCCCAGATCGTGAAGCTCGCGGTCGAACACTCGGGCGGCGACCGGGGGTTTCTCGCCTTCAGCTCGACGGGGGGGCGCCTGGACGTCGTCGCTCAGCACGGGCTCGGCCGGGATCGTGCCCGCCGCGTGTTGCGCGTGCTCGAAGAGGTGGGCGGCGCCCGTCTCGCCGAGAACGGCCCCACCTTCTCGAGCCGTGTCGCCGCCGACCCGCGGTTCGGAGCCGCGCTCACCGAGGCGCTCGAAGGGGTGGGCTCGCTCGTCTGCGTACCGCTGAACTTCCCGTCGCAATCGGTCGGGCTGGTCTACGTGGACCGACTCAACGACAACCTGCTCGGCGCGTTCCGCCAGCGCGAACTGAACATGCTCGCGGTGCTCGCGAACAGCGCCGCCGTGGCCATCGTCGAGGCGCAGCGCTCGCTGCTGCTGACCGAGAACCAGCAGCTCCGCGACAAGCTTCGCCCCAGCCCTGGCACCGAGCGCATCGTTTCGATCTCGCGCGAGATCGCCGACATCCTGCTGCTCCTGCGGAAGGTCGGCGACAGCAACGCCACCGTCCTGTTCATGGGCGAGACCGGCACCGGCAAGGGCCTGTTCGCGCAGGTCGTGCACGAGACGTCGAACCGTCGCGACCATCCGTTCGTGCAGGTGAACTGCGCGGCGCTGCCCGAGCAGTTGCTCGAGAGCGAGCTTTTCGGCTACGTGCACGGAGCGTTCACGGGCGCGACCCGCGACAAGACCGGACTGTTCGAGGAGGCCGCGGGCGGCACCATCTTCCTCGACGAGATCGAGAAGATTCCCGAGGCCATGCAGGCGAAGCTGCTGCACGTTCTCGACCGCGGGGAAATCCGACCCGTCGGCGCGACGCGCACGCGCAAGGTGGACGCGCGTGTCATCTGCGCGACGAGCAGCGACCTGCGCGAGCGCATTCGCGAGGGACGGTTCCTCGAGGATCTCTACTACCGGCTCAACGACATCACCGTGCGCGTGCCCTCGCTTCGCGAGCGGCGCGAGGACATCCCGGTGCTGGCTCAGCATTTCGCCGCGCTTTACTCCCGGCAGATGGACAAGACCCTGCGAGGCTTCACGCCGGAAGTCATGCGCACCTTCCTTTCGCACGAGTGGCGCGGGAACGTGCGCGAGCTGGAAAAGCTCGTGAAGCGAATGGTCGTGCTGGCGGACGAGGGCGACACCCTGGGATTGGAGCTGCTGCCCGCCGAACTGCGCGACGTGCGCGCGAGCGAGCCGGCAGCCCGGGCGCCGAGCGGGCCGCCCCTCGAGGGGCCGCCGGGTGGCAGGACGCTTCGCAGCGGCGTCTCCGAACTCGAGAAGCAGATGATCGCCGGCGCGCTCGCCCGGCACAGGGGCAACAAGGCTCGTGTGGCGCGCGAACTGGGGGTGAGCTACCCGACGTTGCTCAACCGGATCCGTACCTATCGCCTCGAGGCTCCGCAGGAGGAAAGCCGGGGCTAA
- a CDS encoding DUF4384 domain-containing protein: MLRTNWVSGVAATIAVLLVSATAAIARPLSVEVWTDRGDDAVYTAGDAMQVKVRANDDAYLLVYEINSDGQVTVLFPFRRASGMVEGRSTLRLPPEDSRYELTVESDTGLGYIVALASRRPFRELPWYLRPFDPQGESVGYEGRHDDTDGFDDDGRVLGDPTVAIERIRRAVLGDPGDLDDFATSYTTYYVGHEVRYPRYLCNDCHRPGSWSWWDGFDPYYASCSVFDFRVNWNWCWGPCMWSSHVPYYYYVVRSDCPPRYRGWYDRHDRWSSWDGSRTWSNLWGGPLVRHKSAPPVGYIPPPVKGSDAPRGLPPGFIKSAGGPGGRGSVPIGRNRPDVGQGDRPGGQVWRTPPGAGGTPGVKAPDRAGTREQPRFRPPRPTTPDRDDKGYQPRQDQPRREPARYDPPRQDQPRREPERYDPPRQDQPRREQPRHDPPRQDQPRHEQPRYDPPRQDSPRQERPEQPRREPGGSSGGGKHKGGGR; encoded by the coding sequence ATGCTGCGCACGAACTGGGTTTCCGGAGTCGCCGCCACGATCGCGGTGCTGCTCGTTTCGGCCACCGCGGCGATCGCCCGCCCGCTCTCGGTCGAGGTCTGGACCGACCGGGGGGACGACGCGGTCTACACCGCCGGTGACGCCATGCAGGTGAAGGTGCGCGCCAACGACGACGCCTACCTGCTCGTCTACGAGATCAACTCCGACGGTCAGGTCACGGTGCTGTTCCCGTTCCGGCGCGCCTCGGGCATGGTCGAAGGTCGCAGCACGCTGCGCCTGCCGCCCGAGGACTCGCGCTACGAGCTGACGGTCGAGAGCGACACGGGCCTGGGCTACATCGTCGCGCTGGCGTCGCGCCGGCCGTTCCGTGAGCTGCCCTGGTACCTGCGACCGTTCGACCCGCAGGGCGAGAGCGTCGGCTACGAAGGGCGGCACGACGACACCGACGGCTTCGACGACGACGGCCGCGTACTCGGTGACCCGACGGTCGCCATCGAGCGCATCCGCCGTGCGGTGCTGGGCGATCCGGGAGACCTCGACGATTTCGCGACCTCCTACACGACCTACTACGTGGGTCACGAGGTCCGCTATCCGCGCTATCTCTGCAACGACTGCCACCGGCCGGGATCCTGGTCGTGGTGGGATGGGTTCGACCCGTACTACGCGTCGTGTTCGGTGTTCGACTTCCGCGTGAACTGGAACTGGTGCTGGGGGCCGTGCATGTGGTCGAGCCACGTGCCCTACTACTACTACGTGGTTCGCTCCGACTGCCCGCCCCGCTATCGCGGCTGGTACGACCGCCACGATCGCTGGTCCTCGTGGGACGGATCACGCACCTGGAGCAATCTCTGGGGTGGCCCGCTCGTGCGCCACAAGTCGGCGCCTCCCGTCGGCTACATCCCGCCGCCGGTCAAGGGCAGCGATGCGCCGCGCGGGTTGCCTCCCGGATTCATCAAGAGCGCCGGTGGCCCCGGCGGCCGCGGGTCGGTTCCCATCGGACGAAATCGTCCCGACGTCGGCCAGGGGGATCGGCCGGGAGGCCAGGTCTGGCGCACACCGCCCGGCGCAGGCGGCACTCCGGGAGTGAAGGCGCCGGATCGCGCCGGCACGAGGGAGCAGCCGCGCTTCCGGCCGCCGAGGCCGACGACGCCCGACCGCGACGACAAGGGGTACCAGCCGCGGCAGGATCAGCCGCGCCGCGAGCCGGCGCGCTACGACCCTCCGCGGCAGGATCAGCCGCGCCGCGAGCCGGAGCGTTACGATCCTCCGCGGCAGGATCAGCCGCGCCGCGAGCAGCCGCGCCACGACCCGCCCAGGCAGGACCAGCCGCGCCACGAGCAGCCGCGCTATGACCCGCCGCGGCAGGATTCGCCCAGGCAGGAGCGGCCGGAGCAACCGAGGCGAGAGCCCGGCGGCTCCTCGGGCGGAGGCAAGCACAAGGGCGGCGGCCGCTGA
- a CDS encoding PorV/PorQ family protein has translation MIRRRSLLLPLVSLLVASAAPAAPPGFAFLEVPAGARASAMGGAYLAVAEGVEGAFWNPATLSGVQGTQLVATHYEFFESLRHDQFALAGQLFGGGMAASVRAMYTEPIEERDELGNLIGTFGAHDLEMQLGYGRKGAGGTSVGFAAQLVRERIASESAMTWGMSAGLAWLPERWRDLRAGLAVQHLGPAAHYEFDGQRGAPVGLPLALHGGLAWHRALGRGLALTPALDVRATRGRQAVVALGGELESETGASLRAGLRQGDDIANFSAGLGWRYRGYRVDYAWVPSKLDLGDTHRFSFGAQF, from the coding sequence GTGATCCGACGCAGGTCCCTGCTGCTCCCTCTTGTCAGCCTGCTGGTTGCTTCGGCCGCCCCTGCCGCGCCGCCCGGTTTCGCCTTCCTCGAAGTGCCCGCGGGCGCCCGGGCTTCGGCGATGGGCGGGGCGTACCTTGCGGTGGCGGAAGGGGTGGAAGGGGCGTTCTGGAACCCCGCGACACTCTCGGGGGTCCAGGGCACCCAGCTCGTCGCGACCCACTACGAGTTCTTCGAGAGCCTGCGGCACGACCAATTCGCGCTCGCCGGGCAGCTCTTCGGCGGCGGAATGGCGGCCTCCGTTCGGGCGATGTACACCGAGCCGATCGAGGAGCGCGACGAGCTCGGCAATCTCATCGGCACGTTCGGCGCGCACGATCTCGAGATGCAGCTGGGCTACGGGCGAAAGGGCGCCGGCGGCACGAGCGTCGGCTTCGCGGCGCAGCTCGTGCGGGAGCGCATCGCCAGCGAGTCGGCGATGACCTGGGGCATGAGCGCCGGTCTCGCATGGCTCCCCGAACGCTGGCGTGACCTGCGCGCCGGCCTGGCCGTGCAGCACCTCGGCCCCGCGGCGCACTACGAGTTCGACGGTCAGCGCGGCGCCCCCGTCGGCCTGCCCCTCGCGCTTCACGGAGGGCTCGCCTGGCACCGGGCGCTCGGGCGGGGCCTTGCGCTGACCCCGGCGCTCGACGTGCGCGCGACGCGTGGCCGCCAGGCGGTGGTCGCGCTCGGCGGCGAGCTCGAGTCGGAAACCGGCGCGTCGCTTCGCGCCGGGCTGCGACAGGGCGACGACATCGCGAACTTCAGCGCCGGCCTCGGCTGGCGCTACCGCGGTTACCGCGTGGACTACGCCTGGGTGCCGTCGAAGCTCGATCTCGGCGACACGCACCGCTTCTCGTTCGGCGCTCAGTTCTGA
- a CDS encoding UDP-2,3-diacylglucosamine diphosphatase — MHTGTVVFLSDAHLGAESREREASREARLHSLLDTLPGRASSLVIVGDLFDFWFEYRTAIPRRAFPTLAVLQRLRAAGIDIQYLNGNHDFWLGSFLRETLGVRTTDRPVTIEQQGRRLWVHHGDGLVGGDLGYRMLRGVIRSPLSIGLYQLLHPDLGIPLAHVVSGWSRGSRGHPPLQPERLWREIAGPRFAEGYDGVLVGHFHHAYERRENGREFFVLGDWIERFTYAEMENGRITLKTWPAPA; from the coding sequence ATGCACACCGGCACGGTGGTGTTTCTCTCGGACGCACATCTGGGCGCCGAGTCCAGGGAACGGGAGGCCTCGCGCGAGGCCAGGCTCCACAGCCTTCTCGACACGCTGCCCGGACGCGCATCCTCCCTCGTTATCGTCGGCGACCTGTTCGACTTTTGGTTCGAATACCGGACCGCGATCCCACGCCGCGCCTTCCCCACGCTGGCCGTCCTGCAGCGACTGCGCGCCGCCGGGATCGACATCCAGTACCTGAACGGCAACCACGACTTCTGGCTGGGCAGTTTCCTGCGCGAGACGCTCGGCGTGCGCACGACGGACCGGCCCGTGACGATCGAGCAGCAGGGCCGTCGGCTCTGGGTGCATCATGGTGACGGCCTCGTGGGCGGCGACCTCGGCTACCGCATGCTGCGCGGCGTGATTCGCAGTCCGCTCAGCATCGGGCTCTACCAGCTGCTCCATCCGGACCTCGGCATCCCGCTCGCCCACGTCGTCTCGGGCTGGTCCCGCGGCTCGCGCGGGCACCCGCCGCTGCAGCCCGAGCGGCTGTGGCGCGAGATCGCCGGGCCGCGCTTCGCGGAAGGTTACGACGGCGTGCTGGTCGGGCATTTCCACCACGCCTACGAGCGACGCGAGAACGGCCGCGAGTTCTTCGTGCTCGGCGACTGGATCGAGCGCTTCACGTACGCCGAGATGGAGAACGGCCGGATCACGCTCAAGACCTGGCCGGCTCCGGCCTGA
- a CDS encoding Do family serine endopeptidase: MDGRSVIRPRNYFIGAVALVVAGLVVGLGLSAGLNLQRASRAADAQVASVAAQNSAALPESPFVSVVERALPAVVFIDVQKKASAMGDPGADDFMRRFFGDQAPRRPQRTPSSGSGFIFDSQGHILTNNHVVSNADDITVTLNDRRSFKAKVVGADPETDVAVIQISGSNLPVLPLGDSDQMRVGDWAIAIGNPLGQLRGSVTVGVVSAQGRTDLNIYGGTPEYQDFIQTDASINFGNSGGPLCNIRGEAIGINTAVNTSGQGIGFAVPINLAKHVADQLVAHGQVRRSMLGVLLADFTPELADGFGLSGKEGVLIQRVLDNTPASRAGLQRNDLIVEYDGQPVNDLQKLRLKVADTPPGQKASLVVLRGGKRLTFNITLADKDTQVASNTPAVTGADDSVDLGGISVRDLRPDELKQLGIQAGVRVTDVADGSLAEERGIQPNDVIEQVGPTSVKDAASFTKLMDSAKKAGRPAALLVNREGASRFVTLRLGN, encoded by the coding sequence ATGGACGGAAGGTCGGTCATTCGCCCGCGCAATTACTTCATCGGTGCCGTCGCGCTCGTCGTCGCCGGACTCGTGGTGGGCCTCGGTCTCAGCGCGGGCCTCAACCTGCAGCGCGCCTCACGCGCGGCGGACGCGCAGGTCGCGTCCGTGGCCGCGCAGAACTCCGCGGCGCTGCCGGAGAGCCCGTTCGTGAGCGTCGTGGAGCGCGCGCTCCCGGCGGTGGTGTTCATCGACGTACAGAAGAAGGCCTCCGCCATGGGAGATCCGGGGGCGGACGACTTCATGCGCCGCTTCTTCGGTGACCAGGCGCCGCGCCGCCCGCAGCGCACCCCGTCGTCCGGTTCCGGGTTCATCTTCGATTCGCAGGGCCACATCCTCACGAACAATCACGTGGTGAGCAACGCCGACGACATCACGGTCACGCTCAACGACCGTCGCTCGTTCAAGGCCAAGGTCGTGGGCGCCGACCCCGAAACCGACGTCGCGGTCATCCAGATCTCGGGCAGCAACCTGCCCGTGCTGCCGCTCGGCGACTCCGACCAGATGCGCGTCGGCGACTGGGCGATCGCCATCGGCAATCCGCTCGGCCAGCTTCGCGGCTCGGTGACCGTGGGCGTCGTGAGCGCGCAGGGCCGCACCGACCTCAACATCTATGGCGGCACCCCCGAGTACCAGGATTTCATCCAGACGGACGCGTCCATCAACTTCGGCAACTCGGGCGGACCGCTGTGCAACATCCGCGGCGAGGCGATCGGCATCAACACCGCCGTCAACACGAGCGGCCAGGGCATCGGCTTCGCGGTTCCGATCAATCTCGCCAAGCACGTCGCCGATCAGCTCGTCGCGCACGGGCAGGTGCGGCGCTCGATGCTGGGCGTCCTGCTCGCCGACTTCACGCCCGAGCTCGCGGACGGCTTCGGCCTTTCGGGCAAGGAGGGCGTGCTCATTCAGCGCGTGCTCGACAACACCCCCGCCTCGCGCGCCGGCCTTCAGCGCAACGACCTGATCGTCGAGTACGACGGGCAGCCGGTGAACGATCTGCAGAAGCTCCGCCTGAAGGTGGCCGATACCCCGCCGGGACAGAAGGCGTCGCTGGTCGTGCTGCGTGGTGGCAAGCGCCTGACCTTCAACATCACGCTGGCGGACAAGGACACGCAGGTCGCCTCCAACACGCCCGCGGTCACGGGCGCGGACGATTCCGTGGACCTGGGCGGCATCAGCGTCCGGGACCTGCGCCCGGACGAGCTGAAGCAGCTCGGCATCCAGGCCGGCGTTCGCGTGACGGACGTGGCGGACGGTAGTCTGGCCGAGGAACGCGGGATCCAGCCGAACGACGTGATCGAACAGGTGGGGCCGACGTCCGTGAAGGACGCCGCCTCGTTCACGAAGTTGATGGACTCCGCGAAGAAGGCGGGACGCCCGGCGGCGCTGCTCGTGAACCGCGAAGGCGCCTCGAGGTTCGTGACGCTGAGACTCGGCAACTGA
- a CDS encoding N-acetylmuramoyl-L-alanine amidase, which yields MLKSLKTTLLLGWVCAAFAAAGTAHADTPAPPTLGGIRAWSAPSNTRIVFDFSQPVAPVMPDSGSARQLVVSVPAPGITAAADVPATLAVRDTAVDSVVTVFDESGVRFILMLAPGASFRAFVLPADAEKPFRVVVDVFSLAAREAESRRLAALAAAKKRDRVRLVVVDAGHGGDDTGARGPGGVLEKNVTLAIARALADELNKVTGIRAILTRDSDFFIPLRERYGIAEKARADLFVSIHCNSSRRRGRGSGTEVYFLSLKGASDQADADLADLENAADLVGGVPPQAQDDVVGVLYDVKRNVALERSQLLAETLLDHIAADRRVESRGIKQAGFVVLKSVEFPSVLVETAFINNYREVKLLKDPAFQRQMGKQLANGVVAYFKQAGVPLGGSPAEAALPPSANQGR from the coding sequence ATGCTCAAGTCCCTGAAGACCACATTGCTGCTCGGATGGGTGTGCGCGGCGTTCGCCGCCGCGGGGACGGCCCATGCGGACACGCCGGCGCCCCCGACGCTGGGCGGCATCCGCGCCTGGTCCGCGCCGTCGAACACCCGGATCGTGTTCGATTTCTCCCAGCCCGTCGCGCCGGTCATGCCCGACTCCGGCTCGGCGCGCCAGCTCGTCGTCTCGGTGCCGGCGCCCGGCATCACCGCCGCGGCCGATGTTCCCGCGACCCTCGCGGTGCGGGACACCGCGGTGGACTCGGTCGTCACCGTGTTCGACGAGTCGGGGGTCCGCTTCATCCTCATGCTGGCGCCCGGCGCTTCGTTTCGCGCCTTCGTGCTTCCCGCCGACGCCGAGAAACCGTTCCGCGTCGTCGTGGACGTCTTCAGCCTCGCGGCCCGCGAGGCCGAGAGCAGGCGGCTCGCCGCGCTCGCGGCGGCCAAGAAGCGCGACCGGGTCCGGCTCGTCGTCGTGGATGCCGGTCACGGCGGTGACGACACGGGCGCGCGCGGCCCGGGCGGCGTGCTCGAGAAGAACGTCACGCTCGCCATCGCCAGGGCTCTGGCCGACGAGCTCAACAAGGTGACCGGCATTCGGGCCATCCTGACGCGGGACTCCGACTTCTTCATTCCGCTGCGCGAACGCTACGGCATCGCCGAGAAGGCCCGGGCGGACCTGTTCGTGAGCATCCACTGCAACTCGAGCCGGCGGCGCGGCCGCGGCAGCGGCACCGAGGTCTACTTCCTGTCGCTGAAGGGCGCGAGCGACCAGGCCGACGCGGACCTCGCCGACCTCGAGAACGCCGCCGATCTGGTGGGCGGGGTTCCGCCGCAGGCGCAGGACGACGTGGTCGGCGTGCTGTACGACGTGAAGCGCAACGTCGCTCTCGAGCGCAGCCAGTTGCTCGCCGAGACGCTGCTCGACCACATCGCGGCCGACCGCCGCGTCGAGTCACGCGGCATCAAGCAGGCGGGATTCGTCGTCCTCAAGTCGGTCGAGTTCCCGAGCGTGCTGGTCGAGACCGCCTTCATCAACAATTACCGCGAGGTGAAGCTGCTGAAGGACCCGGCCTTCCAGAGGCAGATGGGCAAACAGCTCGCCAACGGGGTCGTCGCCTACTTCAAGCAGGCGGGCGTCCCGCTGGGTGGGTCACCCGCCGAGGCGGCCCTCCCGCCTTCCGCGAATCAGGGCCGGTAG